Proteins encoded together in one Bactrocera neohumeralis isolate Rockhampton chromosome 4, APGP_CSIRO_Bneo_wtdbg2-racon-allhic-juicebox.fasta_v2, whole genome shotgun sequence window:
- the LOC126755373 gene encoding ubiquitin carboxyl-terminal hydrolase 33: protein MAQKRSKMCPHIGNEHVLEIKKLEKVKSCAECEYSGPNLWICLQRNCLRVGCSEQANDHSTEHFQLDNCHCLHMNMSSQRLWCYLCEREVFIDVKPTLIEDPFITAMRSTVASPKYEKDSSDGNESDENNEEISSSSNGLIGLQNIANTCYMNSALQALSNVQPMTHYFLNCSDLVEHIVEQSSNRNKVGLAKSYQRLIHDIWCRKGIGKDYIAPRGILYGIRSVHPMFRGFQQHDTQEFLRCFMDQLHEELKENSHVLPIMSSTKTPMIETNTSEEPVDSDSVSQSSSLSDSEYETCDSSLSQHSNQVKGQLNASSADRSRRTRKSHNSSSQPQAEVHSIISDVFDGKLLSSVQCLTCDRISTREETFQDLSLPIPNRDYLNMLHQNHSLSAQSLNSIDTLAPNNTDGWFTWFWKVFRSWLWGPSVTLYDCMSSFFSADELKGDNMYSCEKCNKLRTGIKYSQILELPEVLCIHLKRFRHDLSYSSKISSPVHFPLEGFDMKPYLHKDCKSVVTVYNLVSVICHHGTVGGGHYTCFARNPVTDRWYQYDDQHVTEVQASTVQNCQAYVLFYRKHNPQMDLVRAKASEISALNPVHTAEIRFYVAREWLSRFSTFAEPGPINNWTILCLHGGLLQSKMALLDQIAVPISQPLWDFLYCTFGGGPAINMLFECEICKRAAESLKRRQLYELCVFTKFTGMDTEHDCGAIYAISMPWLRKWQQFARGITHKEPGPISNANIALTDAAQTLPIRQVRPGSDYAQVNALLWRFFYGIYGGGPEIMLRGAVTEEIEIIDQDEQFDSDHLGDKFDFSDTESNIGNMNSVDMNESEAMQENLIVDSRSSDDSNRSPILSVHYGNFKEVKNTKRFGGNSKKLRPPLLRNSLRRKNTKSRNAIKSAFGPTGNYNFRRNFDSIENGSAEKVHRHSTQAVDIEPDLQQSAFNTNQKQSFLYENKPRKPNSKSNCAERLGSYSDEIVAVHTGHTKNRSRSKDGVTLQKFVQFPESRETTETDI from the exons ATGGCACAGAAAAGGAGTAAGATGTGTCCACATATTGGCAATGAGCATGTGCTGGAGATTAAAAAGCTTGAAAAG GTAAAGTCATGTGCAGAGTGTGAATATTCCGGACCGAATCTATGGATCTGTCTTCAGAGAAATTGCTTACGTGTGGGATGCTCTGAACAAGCCAATGATCACAGTACTGAACATTTTCAGCTGGATAACTGCCATTGTCTACACATGAATATGTCATCACAACGTTTGTGGTGCTATTTATGTGAACGAGAGGTGTTTATTGACGTGAAGCCAACATTGATAGAGGATCCGTTTATAACAGCAATGAGGTCAACGGTCGCTTcgccaaaatatgaaaaagataGCAGTGATGGAAATGAAAGTGACGAAAACAACGAGGAAATATCGTCGTCATCAAATGGATTAATCGGACTTCAAAACATCGCTAATACCTGTTACATGAACTCAGCACTACAAGCTCTCAGTAACGTACAACCCATGACACATTACTTCCTTAACTGCAGTGATCTGGTTGAACACATTGTTGAGCAAAGTTCAAATCGGAATAAAGTTGGACTTGCTAAAAGTTATCAGCGGTTAATTCATGACATATGGTGCAGAAAGGGTATTGGAAAag ATTACATTGCACCTCGTGGAATATTATATGGAATTCGAAGTGTTCATCCAATGTTTCGTGGCTTTCAGCAGCATGATACCCAAGAGTTTTTGCGTTGTTTTATGGACCAATTACATgaagaattaaaagaaaatagcCATGTATTGCCAATAATGTCATCTACCAAAACTCCAATGATAGAGACGAACACCTCCGAAGAACCAGTAGATTCAGACTCTGTGTCTCAGTCAAGCTCCTTGTCAGATTCTGAGTATGAAACGTGTGATAGCAGCCTTTCCCAGCATTCTAATCAAGTTAAAGGACAGTTAAATGCAAGTAGCGCAGATCGTAGTCGAAGAACGCGTAAATCACACAACAGTTCATCGCAGCCTCAAGCAGAAGTTCATTCAATTATAAGTGATGTATTTGATGGAAAATTACTCTCATCTGTACAATGCCTCACTTGTGATCGCATTTCCACACGCGAAGAAACGTTTCAAGATCTTTCGTTACCCATTCCGAATCGAGACTATTTGAACATGCTCCATCAAAACCATAGCTTAAGCGCTCAAAGTCTTAATTCAATTGACACTTTGGCACCTAATAACACAGACGGATGGTTCACCTGGTTCTGGAAAGTTTTTCGATCATGGCTGTGGGGCCCTTCTGTCACGTTATATGACTGTATGTCAAGTTTTTTTAGTGCAGACGAACTCAAAGGAGACAATATGTATAG TTgtgaaaagtgcaataaattaaGAACAGGAATTAAATATTCACAAATTTTGGAACTACCGGAGGTGCTGTGCATTCACTTGAAGCGATTCCGTCATGATTTGTCCTACAGTTCGAAAATATCGTCACCAGTTCATTTTCCTCTTGAAGGTTTCGATATGAAACCATATTTACATAAAGATTGTAAATCAGTGGTAACAGTGTACAATTTGGTTTCTGTAATTTGTCATCATGGTACCGTAGGCGGTGGTCATTATACATGTTTTGCCCGTAATCCTGTTACAGATCGTTGGTACCAAtatgatgatcaacacgtcacaGAAGTACAAGCCAGCACTGTTCAGAACTGTCAagcatatgttttattttatcgaAAGCATAATCCTCAAATGGATCTAGTTAGAGCAAAGGCAAGTGAAATTTCTGCGTTGAATCCAGTCCACACGGCAGAAATTCGATTTTATGTTGCACGTGAATGGCTCTCAAGATTTAGTACATTTGCGGAACCTGGACCAATCAATAATTGGACAATACTGTGTTTACACGGTGGCCTCCTACAGTCTAAAATGGCTTTGTTAGATCAGATTGCAGTACCTATATCTCAGCCATTGTGGGATTTTCTATATTGTACATTTGGTGGCGGGCCTGCTATAAACATGTTGTTTGAATGCGAAATTTGCAAAAGAGCAGCTGAATCTCTGAAACGACGCCAACTTTATGAATTATGTGTGTTCACGAAATTCACTGGTATGGATACTGAACATGATTGTGGCGCCATATATGCCATATCAATGCCTTGGCTGCGAAAATGGCAACAATTTGCTCGCGGGATTACTCATAAGGAACCGGGACCCATTTCTAATGCTAATATTGCCCTAACAGATGCTGCTCAGACGTTACCAATTCGACAAGTGCGACCGGGCTCGGACTATGCCCAGGTGAATGCTCTTCTGTGGCGTTTCTTTTATGGTATTTATGGAGGAGGGCCAGAAATAATGCTTCGAGGAGCGGTTACAGAAGAG atTGAAATCATTGACCAAGATGAACAGTTCGATTCTGACCATTTAGGAgacaaatttgatttttctgATACGGAAAGCAATATAGGAAATATGAATTCTGTTGATATGAATGAATCTGAAGCGATGcaagaaaatttaattgtagATAGTAGAAGTTCGGATGACAGTAATCGTTCGCCAATATTGTCTGTTCATTATGGCAATTttaaagaagtcaaaaatacaAAACGTTTTGGAGGTAATAGTAAGAAGCTACGCCCACCATTACTTCGAAATAGTCTACGAAGAAAGAATACAAAAAGCCGAAATGCTATTAAAAGTGCATTTGGACCTACAG GTAATTACAATTTTCGGAGGAACTTCGATAGCATAGAAAATGGTTCAGCGGAAAAAGTACACAGACATTCCACTCAAGCAGTTGATATCGAACCCGACTTACAGCAAAGTGCATTTAATACAAATCAAAAGCAATCATTCCTATATGAAAACAAGCCTAGAAAACCAAATTCAAAGAGCAACTGTGCCGAAAGATTAGGATCATATTCTGACGAAATAGTAGCGGTGCATACTGGACATACTAAAAATAGATCGAGAAGTAAAGATGGCGTAACTCTTCAGAAATTTGTTCAGTTTCCGGAATCCAGAGAGACCACCGAAACTGATATTTAA
- the LOC126755447 gene encoding SNF-related serine/threonine-protein kinase has protein sequence MHSDENMAFGASATQIQSISGCSGGSYDGKIAGLYDLEETLGSGHFAVVKLARHVFTGAKVAVKVVDKTKLDEISKAHLFQEVRCMKLVQHPNVVRLYEVIDTPTKLYLVLELGDGGDLYDYIMKHEGGLSEEFARKYFKQILRAITYCHQLHVVHRDLKPENVVFFEKIGVVKLTDFGFSNKFSPGQKLETFCGSLAYSAPEILLGDSYDAPAVDIWSLGVILYMLVCGQPPFEKANDSETLTMIMDCKYTVPPQVSQHCKQLISSMLVRDPKKRATLEQIAAHPWLSEIPDFDATDSLPLISRQELSDEDHAFIIQKMINGNIAPKEEILQALDKNQYNHITATYFLLAELRLRKRREEQLPKKHTSLFLPEVVTKANVTDSKREKQPDIKINSLDSNKIVMPINMVARPAAETKTDKRSRKCSIVREEDEDESGYENTNDGNELRVAITRRESISDGRLNCVVQERTKSNSMMQVDDRPKMTASVDATLVHKLNQIENHVTCDTGVKKDTSNFRTAKPPVMEDALRGMKDLEIGKLIPMSNKNPVLTHRRSKLSKIRTPSCSSSEASDDDTKARSKKKMNKFVGDTPTRFRMHRRDSHDDSSDSQDQSCPPSGSQIPSTQMVTGSNTNVSGKKDNQKHSKDHNKTDEKRKDSNSHTERQKKTPKDEKNKHNCSLESNSELFIIGTGRRRVRESQSLDRITEAQEYEFRQKCLTSDIQTDIRNSLFNVNSYTVAETKEEYEDDIISIDSQRIKNNSIFLEKNSMHIRESICKLNSIEDIILEDSKISKAIQLTGSKCFVTMKKIRKLGKYFPVVNFS, from the exons ATGCACTCTGATGAGAATATGGCTTTCGGTGCATCGGCAACACAAATACAATCTATATCCGGTTGTAGCGGTGGTTCTTACGATGGAAAAATAGCTGGATTATatgatttagaagaaactcTAGGATCCGGACATTTTGCTGTAGTGAAATTGGCCCGACATGTATTTACTGGTGCCAAAGTAGCAGTGAAAGTAGTAGATAAGACTAAATTAGATGAAATATCCAAAGCCCATTTATTTCAAGAAGTAAG atGTATGAAGTTGGTACAACATCCGAATGTGGTGCGTCTCTATGAGGTTATTGACACGCCAACTAAACTCTATTTAGTGTTGGAGTTGGGTGATGGTGGCGATCTTTATGATTATATAATGAAACATGAGGGGGGTCTTAGCGAAGAATTCgccagaaaatattttaaacaaattttacgaGCTATCACTTATTGTCATCAGCTGCATGTTGTTCACAG aGACCTGAAACCAGaaaatgttgtattttttgaaaaaattggtgTCGTTAAATTAACAGACTTTGGATTTAGCAACAAATTTTCTCCTGGTCAAAAGTTGGAAACATTTTGCGGCAGTTTGGCGTATTCTGCACCGGAAATTCTTTTAGGAGACTCTTATGATGCGCCAGCTGTTG ATATATGGTCTCTGGGAGTAATACTTTATATGCTTGTTTGTGGTCAGCCACCTTTTGAAAAAGCGAATGATTCAGAAACTTTGACCATGATTATGGACTGTAAATATACGGTCCCACCACAGGTGTCTCAACATTGTAAACAGCTAATTAGTTCAATGTTGGTTCGTGACCCAAAAAAACGTGCTACCCTTGAACAGATTGCAGCACATCCTTGGTTAAGTGAAATACCCGATTTTGATGCGACCGATAGTTTGCCATTGATAAGCAGGCAAGAACTTAGTGATGAAGACCACGCTTTCataatacaaaaaatgattAACGGAAACATAGCTCCTAAAGAGGAAATTTTGCA ggCGCTGGACAAAAATCAATATAATCACATCACAGCAACATATTTCCTTTTGGCAGAATTGAGGCTACGTAAACGTCGCGAAGAGCAATTACCGAAAAAGCATACATCTCTCTTTTTACCAGAAGTTGTTACGAA ggCTAACGTTACAGATTCAAAGCGTGAGAAACAACcagacataaaaataaattctttggactcaaataaaatagtaatgccGATAAATATGGTGGCGCGACCTGCAGCGGAAACTAAAACC GATAAAAGAAGTAGAAAGTGTAGTATTGTCCGAGAAGAGGACGAAGACGAGTCTGGCTACGAAAATACGAATGATGGTAATGAATTACGTGTGGCTATTACACGACGAGAATCAATATCTGATGGTCGTTTGAATTGTGTGGTTCAAGAACGGACGAAATCCAATTCTATGATGCAAGTTGATGATCGCCCAAAAATGACTGCATCAGTAGACGCTACTTTAGTACATAAGCTTAACCAAATAGAAAATCACGTCACATGTGATACAGGTGTGAAGAAGGACACTTCAAATTTTAGAACAGCTAAACCACCCGTAATGGAAGATGCTTTAAGAGGAATGAAAGACCTTGAAATAGGCAAATTAATTCCTATGAGTAACAAAAACCCAGTACTAACACATCGTCGTAGCAAACTAAGCAAAATTCGAACACCCTCATGTAGTAGCTCGGAAGCATCGGATGATGATACTAAAGCACGTAGCAAGAAAAAGATGAACAAATTCGTTGGAGACACTCCAACGAGATTTCGTATGCACCGACGTGATTCCCACGATGATTCAAGTGATTCACAAGATCAATCGTGCCCTCCCTCTGGATCCCAAATACCATCAACACAAATGGTTACCGGCAGTAATACAAACGTAAGCGGAAAAAAGGATAATCAAAAACATAGCAAAGAT catAATAAAACTGATGAGAAGCGAAAGGACAGTAACTCGCACACAGAACGACAAAAGAAAACTCCGAAAGACGAGAAAAATAAACATAACTGTTCACTTGAATCAAATTCAGAATTGTTTATAATCGGAACAGGTCGGCGTCGTGTTCGGGAGAGCCAATCATTGGATCGTATAACCGAGGCACAGGAATACGAATTTCGTCAAAAATGTCTCACATCTGACATTCAAACCGATATTAGGAATTCTCTTTTTAATGTTAACTCATACACTGTTGCAGAAACTAAGGAAGAGTATGAAGATGATATAATTTCCATTGATTCACAAAGAATTAAGAACAATTCCATTTTcctcgaaaaaaattcaatgcacATACGTGAAAGCATATGTAAATTGAACTCAATAGAAGATATTATTCTCGAAGATAGTAAGATATCAAAAGCAATTCAACTTACTGGCTCAAAATGTTTTGttactatgaaaaaaattcgtaagctaggtaaatattttccggtagtaaatttttcttaa